The Candidatus Binataceae bacterium genome includes a region encoding these proteins:
- a CDS encoding class I SAM-dependent methyltransferase — protein MSQRVNYDQIAATFDARYAGGIYAALLDTMREFVATRAPATVLEVGCGTGYWISALRDLTRRIVGLDYSREMLRAAREKNPATPFVRGTATALPFRRESFDLIFCINALHHFGDVDGFVAEARRLMRPAGALAVIGMDPHHGRDQWCVYEYFPETRAIDLERYPSSGAIVDAMLKAGFDRVETSLACRLSAIRLGRTILENPGLRKNGSSQMALLSDGQYAAGIARIESAIERARGGPEPIFEADIALMMVCGTIRD, from the coding sequence ATGTCACAGCGGGTGAACTACGACCAGATCGCGGCGACCTTTGATGCACGCTACGCGGGCGGTATCTATGCCGCGCTGCTCGATACGATGCGCGAGTTCGTCGCGACGCGAGCGCCCGCCACGGTGCTCGAAGTGGGATGCGGGACGGGATACTGGATATCCGCGCTACGCGATTTGACGCGCCGAATCGTCGGCCTCGATTATTCGCGCGAGATGCTCCGCGCAGCGCGCGAGAAAAATCCGGCCACACCATTCGTTCGCGGGACAGCGACCGCCCTGCCTTTCAGGCGCGAATCGTTCGACCTGATCTTCTGTATCAACGCGCTTCATCATTTCGGTGATGTCGATGGATTCGTAGCGGAGGCGCGGCGCCTGATGCGGCCCGCTGGCGCGCTCGCCGTGATCGGCATGGATCCGCATCATGGGCGCGACCAGTGGTGCGTTTACGAATATTTCCCGGAGACGCGAGCGATTGATCTGGAGCGCTATCCCTCTTCAGGGGCGATCGTCGATGCGATGCTGAAGGCCGGATTCGATCGCGTCGAGACGAGCCTAGCCTGCCGATTGTCCGCAATCCGTCTGGGACGGACCATCCTTGAAAACCCGGGGCTCCGCAAAAATGGATCCTCGCAGATGGCGCTGCTGAGCGACGGTCAGTATGCAGCCGGAATCGCGCGTATTGAGTCCGCGATTGAACGCGCGCGCGGCGGCCCTGAACCGATCTTCGAGGCCGATATCGCGCTGATGATGGTGTGCGGGACGATTCGCGATTGA
- a CDS encoding TIGR03617 family F420-dependent LLM class oxidoreductase, protein MAQVKIERGLNFGTPYTPEMQEGGKRPEPTWSTIRDQVRDAESLGYDTIIAVETQHNPYLALAIAAQEPAKIELGTGIALCFTKSPVDTAYTAWDLQRMSGGRLVLGIGSQVKGHVMRRFGMPWSKPAQRMKDYVGAMRAVWRTWQTGEPLNFRSEHYNLSLMTPNFSPPPQAHPHIPVLIAAVQERMLEVAGEVCDGVRLHGIVTRKYLDQIAFPHLKKGFDKSARPASEWANFQIGGGGFLCAAKDKDALAKQVENMKSTIAFYGSTRSYRSSFEIDGWGDTAEELHKLSVQQKWREMAKLVTEEMVHGFAAVGTYDEIASVIKKRFAGVNRLSFDMPIRNDHDRGVLKEIIQDLRRP, encoded by the coding sequence ATGGCACAGGTAAAAATCGAACGCGGCCTCAATTTTGGAACTCCCTACACGCCCGAGATGCAGGAGGGCGGCAAGCGCCCCGAGCCGACCTGGTCTACCATTCGCGACCAGGTTCGCGATGCCGAATCGCTCGGCTACGACACGATCATCGCGGTCGAGACGCAGCACAATCCCTATCTCGCGCTCGCGATCGCCGCGCAGGAGCCCGCCAAAATCGAGCTCGGCACCGGTATCGCGCTGTGCTTCACCAAGAGTCCCGTCGATACCGCCTACACCGCGTGGGACCTTCAACGCATGAGCGGCGGCCGCCTCGTGCTCGGAATCGGCTCGCAGGTGAAGGGTCACGTGATGCGCCGCTTCGGGATGCCGTGGTCGAAGCCCGCGCAGCGCATGAAGGACTACGTCGGTGCGATGCGCGCGGTATGGCGCACCTGGCAGACGGGAGAGCCGCTCAACTTTCGCAGCGAGCATTACAACCTGAGCCTGATGACGCCTAACTTCTCGCCCCCGCCGCAGGCGCATCCGCATATCCCGGTGCTGATTGCCGCTGTGCAGGAGCGGATGCTCGAGGTGGCGGGCGAAGTCTGCGACGGCGTGCGCCTGCACGGAATCGTGACGCGCAAGTATCTCGATCAGATCGCGTTCCCGCATCTGAAAAAGGGCTTCGACAAGTCGGCTCGTCCCGCGTCGGAGTGGGCCAATTTCCAGATCGGCGGCGGCGGCTTCCTCTGCGCCGCCAAAGACAAGGACGCCCTCGCGAAACAAGTCGAGAACATGAAATCGACGATCGCATTCTACGGCTCGACGCGATCGTATCGCTCGAGCTTCGAAATCGACGGATGGGGCGACACGGCCGAAGAGCTGCACAAGCTGTCGGTCCAGCAGAAATGGCGCGAGATGGCGAAGCTCGTGACCGAGGAGATGGTCCACGGCTTCGCCGCGGTCGGCACCTACGACGAAATCGCGAGCGTGATAAAAAAACGCTTCGCCGGCGTTAACCGTCTGTCATTCGACATGCCAATCCGCAACGATCACGATCGCGGCGTGCTCAAGGAAATCATCCAGGACCTGCGCCGCCCTTAG
- a CDS encoding DMT family transporter, with protein sequence MSATSPSAAAHLAAAAEARHARRARAFRIGILSAILSTILGAGQPVAMRFGAVHLDPLLFCSGCVIVAALCSIAWLSISGNLSTIFDPRFRTRLCLMGLSGTVMTSLTVTYGLAKINAVLGVLLLQSEPVYSLVLSTIFVGERPSLRQVAATAVILIGISSVFGGGSLSPWWAAGLVFITPFFWQTSHVIGLKVMPPLSPATVTGARFIYASMFMTALLLVFRAATVPQLANPQMLAVTIFTGVLIYFFGALTWYGAISRLSLAWTTALVVPGIPLLSILFAVIFLGEHATRREVIGILIAISGVLGLVLGAEGHRTHHDEVEIAESIHQPLG encoded by the coding sequence ATGAGCGCGACTTCGCCGAGCGCCGCCGCGCATCTGGCGGCCGCCGCCGAGGCTCGTCATGCGCGCCGCGCGCGGGCGTTCCGAATCGGCATCCTGAGCGCGATCCTGAGCACGATCCTTGGCGCGGGGCAGCCGGTCGCGATGCGCTTTGGCGCGGTGCACCTCGACCCCCTGCTTTTCTGCTCGGGATGCGTGATCGTCGCCGCGCTCTGCTCCATCGCCTGGCTGTCGATCAGCGGAAACCTCAGCACCATCTTCGATCCGCGCTTCAGAACGCGGCTCTGCCTGATGGGCCTCAGCGGCACCGTGATGACGAGCCTCACCGTCACTTACGGCCTCGCAAAGATAAACGCCGTGCTGGGCGTGCTGCTGCTGCAGAGCGAGCCGGTATATTCGCTCGTGCTCTCCACGATTTTTGTAGGCGAGCGCCCGTCGCTGCGTCAGGTCGCTGCGACTGCCGTGATTCTGATCGGAATCTCGTCGGTATTTGGCGGCGGCTCCCTATCGCCGTGGTGGGCCGCGGGTCTCGTGTTTATCACGCCATTCTTCTGGCAGACCTCGCATGTCATCGGGCTCAAGGTGATGCCGCCGCTGTCGCCCGCGACGGTCACCGGCGCGCGCTTCATCTACGCCTCGATGTTCATGACGGCGCTGCTCCTGGTGTTCCGCGCCGCCACCGTTCCGCAGCTCGCCAATCCGCAAATGCTCGCCGTCACGATCTTCACCGGCGTGCTGATCTACTTCTTCGGCGCGCTCACCTGGTACGGCGCCATCAGCCGGCTCTCGCTCGCGTGGACGACCGCGCTGGTCGTGCCGGGAATCCCGCTCTTGTCGATTCTGTTTGCTGTGATCTTCCTCGGCGAGCATGCGACGCGCCGCGAGGTGATCGGAATCCTGATCGCGATCTCAGGCGTGCTCGGTCTCGTGCTCGGCGCCGAGGGCCATCGGACGCATCATGACGAGGTCGAAATCGCCGAATCGATCCATCAGCCGCTCGGCTAG
- a CDS encoding DsbA family protein: MKTITCYTDYKSPYAYLAKDLTYELERDFKIEIGWLPYVLDIPSYLGSARLNERGEVIEQSRNAHQWRRVRYSYMDCRRQAAKRGLIIRGTQKIWDSSLAAIGMLWAKRHDASVVRAYHDYVFEHFWKRELDIENPTLIADVLAKGGASTNGLNEFLDDEGRGELVKIQAAAEDAGVFGVPSFLVDGELFWGREHLEDIRAKLSGLER; this comes from the coding sequence ATGAAAACGATCACGTGCTACACGGATTACAAATCGCCGTATGCGTACCTTGCGAAGGATCTGACGTACGAGCTGGAGCGCGATTTCAAAATTGAGATCGGCTGGCTGCCGTACGTGCTGGATATTCCCAGTTACCTTGGCAGCGCGCGGCTCAACGAGCGCGGCGAAGTAATCGAGCAGTCGCGCAACGCGCATCAATGGCGGCGGGTGCGCTACTCGTATATGGATTGCCGGCGGCAGGCGGCGAAGCGTGGTCTGATTATTCGGGGCACGCAGAAAATCTGGGACTCGTCGCTCGCGGCGATTGGGATGCTATGGGCGAAGCGGCACGACGCATCGGTGGTGCGCGCATATCACGACTATGTATTCGAGCATTTCTGGAAACGGGAACTGGATATTGAAAATCCGACATTGATTGCCGACGTGCTCGCGAAAGGAGGCGCATCGACAAACGGCCTCAACGAGTTTCTCGACGATGAAGGGCGCGGCGAGCTGGTGAAGATCCAGGCGGCGGCGGAGGATGCGGGCGTGTTCGGCGTGCCGAGCTTTCTTGTCGATGGCGAACTGTTCTGGGGCCGCGAGCATCTGGAAGATATCCGCGCGAAGTTATCTGGACTCGAGCGCTGA
- a CDS encoding Rieske 2Fe-2S domain-containing protein, translating to MAATVRSRARTATIKQHPGFHQCWYAIARADEVAPAQAIGRDFLEGRAVVYRGEDGTPAVMSAFCRHLGADLSLGKVIGADLRCPFHHWQYGPDGVCTKIPASEKIPKAAKLFKFPTAEKWGLIWAFNGTKPLFEVPEFPHFTESELDYRTVEAFDLPVEPWVPFTNSMDFQHLRVLHGLKIECDPDKIEVGDHRIEYDVRFEDPNLGIFDQSIRVTGTNTIALSGKLNGMSILSMATGTPTPDGRTHGWSVTATPKAEGTDEERHQKIAMGQAFFHRLIEEDQPIMSTIKMREGLLIDADKALALFFQYVKRFPTARPAARFC from the coding sequence ATGGCCGCAACTGTACGTTCGCGTGCGCGCACCGCCACCATAAAGCAGCATCCGGGCTTTCATCAGTGCTGGTATGCGATTGCGCGCGCGGACGAAGTCGCTCCGGCACAGGCGATCGGTCGCGACTTCCTCGAGGGCCGCGCCGTCGTTTATCGCGGTGAGGACGGGACGCCCGCTGTGATGAGCGCGTTCTGCCGTCATCTTGGCGCCGACCTCTCGCTCGGCAAAGTGATAGGCGCCGATCTTCGATGCCCGTTTCATCATTGGCAATACGGTCCCGATGGCGTATGCACCAAGATTCCAGCGTCTGAAAAAATCCCCAAGGCGGCGAAGCTCTTCAAGTTTCCCACCGCCGAGAAGTGGGGACTCATCTGGGCCTTCAATGGCACGAAGCCGCTGTTCGAGGTTCCGGAGTTTCCGCACTTCACAGAAAGTGAACTCGACTATCGGACCGTTGAGGCATTCGACCTCCCGGTCGAGCCGTGGGTGCCGTTCACCAATTCGATGGACTTCCAGCATCTGCGCGTTTTGCATGGCCTCAAGATCGAATGCGATCCCGACAAGATCGAGGTCGGCGACCATCGAATCGAGTACGACGTAAGGTTCGAAGATCCGAATCTCGGCATTTTCGACCAGTCGATTCGGGTCACCGGCACCAACACGATCGCGCTCAGCGGCAAGCTCAACGGCATGAGTATCCTCTCGATGGCAACCGGAACGCCGACGCCCGACGGCCGCACGCACGGATGGTCGGTTACCGCGACGCCGAAAGCCGAAGGCACTGACGAAGAGCGTCATCAGAAAATCGCGATGGGGCAGGCGTTCTTTCATCGGCTTATCGAAGAAGACCAGCCGATCATGAGCACCATAAAGATGCGCGAGGGGCTGCTGATCGATGCCGACAAGGCACTCGCGCTGTTCTTCCAGTACGTGAAGCGCTTCCCAACCGCCCGTCCCGCGGCGCGTTTCTGCTGA
- a CDS encoding iron-containing redox enzyme family protein: MDIKEGTRQLKALIERLERNGRTLKSHPTIDKIERGELTMPQLRHWATQLFAGNKGHNANILGLIYAKCDDFPARKAIVENLIEEELGRVSGANRSHPELYLEFGEAIGIRRDELLQANMTPDATAMMHWMYWLADSKPWYVTLAGISLGSELFNPDAYERVIDGLKRNYKLTDEDLLFFSVHIKVDRDHGDSSAASIFNAIPESAAAETLWAVETHIELMRRLWSDIDPPKA; this comes from the coding sequence ATGGACATCAAAGAAGGAACGCGGCAACTCAAGGCTCTCATCGAACGCCTCGAGCGCAACGGGCGCACGCTCAAATCACATCCTACTATCGACAAAATCGAGCGCGGCGAGCTCACGATGCCGCAGCTGCGGCATTGGGCGACCCAGCTCTTCGCCGGCAACAAGGGCCACAACGCCAATATCCTCGGGCTCATCTACGCGAAGTGCGATGATTTCCCCGCACGCAAGGCGATCGTCGAGAACCTCATCGAAGAAGAGTTGGGACGCGTCTCGGGTGCCAACCGATCGCATCCTGAGCTGTACCTCGAATTTGGCGAAGCGATCGGAATCCGGCGCGACGAACTCCTGCAGGCGAATATGACCCCCGACGCGACCGCGATGATGCACTGGATGTACTGGCTGGCGGATTCGAAGCCGTGGTACGTGACGCTGGCGGGAATCAGCCTCGGCTCCGAGCTGTTTAATCCCGACGCATACGAGCGCGTGATCGACGGCCTCAAGCGTAACTACAAGTTAACAGACGAGGATCTGCTTTTCTTCAGCGTGCATATCAAGGTCGATCGCGATCACGGCGACTCCAGCGCCGCCTCGATCTTCAATGCCATCCCGGAGAGCGCCGCCGCCGAGACGCTGTGGGCAGTGGAGACCCATATCGAGCTGATGCGGCGGCTGTGGTCGGACATCGACCCGCCCAAGGCCTGA
- a CDS encoding SDR family NAD(P)-dependent oxidoreductase produces MAERLEDKVAIVTGCGRERGIGRAIALRLAREGAHVVAADYCRAMSEYPDAKFGQMQELEGVAAEIRKLGRRSIAVKVDVTDEAEVEAMTAAAIKEFGRVDILCNNAGGGVGGGPVVQHSLDAWNRTVAINLTGTFLCAKHVAPQIIAGGRGGRIINTASIAGKRGGPGMAAYCAAKHGVIGLTRCLALELGQFGITVNAVCPGFVETQLFEGLINMVGTARNLNREQVLQTFVAQVPMGRMENGDDVADVVAFLASKDGGYMTGQALNICGGVEVH; encoded by the coding sequence ATGGCGGAGCGCCTCGAAGATAAAGTTGCGATCGTTACCGGATGCGGACGCGAGCGCGGAATCGGACGCGCGATCGCGCTCCGGCTCGCGCGCGAGGGTGCGCACGTCGTCGCGGCGGACTACTGCCGCGCGATGAGCGAGTATCCCGATGCGAAGTTCGGCCAGATGCAGGAGCTCGAAGGCGTCGCCGCCGAGATCCGCAAGCTCGGACGCCGCAGTATCGCGGTCAAAGTCGACGTCACCGACGAGGCCGAGGTCGAGGCGATGACGGCCGCCGCGATCAAGGAGTTCGGCCGCGTCGACATCCTGTGTAACAACGCGGGTGGCGGCGTCGGCGGCGGCCCCGTCGTGCAACATTCACTCGATGCGTGGAATCGCACGGTCGCGATCAACCTGACCGGCACGTTCCTGTGCGCGAAGCACGTCGCGCCGCAGATTATCGCGGGCGGCCGCGGTGGGCGGATCATCAACACCGCATCGATCGCGGGCAAGCGCGGCGGGCCCGGGATGGCGGCGTACTGCGCGGCGAAGCACGGCGTGATCGGGCTCACGCGATGCCTCGCGCTCGAGCTCGGCCAGTTCGGGATCACGGTGAACGCAGTATGCCCCGGCTTCGTCGAGACTCAGCTCTTCGAGGGGTTGATTAACATGGTCGGCACGGCGCGCAATCTGAATCGCGAGCAGGTGCTGCAAACGTTCGTTGCGCAGGTGCCGATGGGCCGGATGGAAAACGGCGACGACGTGGCCGATGTCGTCGCGTTCCTCGCATCGAAGGACGGCGGCTATATGACCGGCCAGGCGCTAAACATCTGCGGTGGCGTCGAAGTGCATTGA
- a CDS encoding MFS transporter, producing MSSSPAEPARDIDANEGDAERLVLYFSALTALLAFAAPTGLASLPVAFFLKDRLHLDAEGLALFGLITNLPLLLGFVFGLIRDHHVFGLRDRGYLAAGALLGALFYMTLVRGSVSYVQLTITIVLASSAFQMASTSLQASMTIAGKRRLMTGRLSGVTYAALVLPQVVTALAGGWLASHVSPRATFAIVAVVSCAILYEAFRPTLQIAEAPVRSSLRETLQTAGAMLRERSLRIVIVILFFTSFSPGWVTPLFYFFTSHLKMTSEAFGVYVAVLFGMEAVGAVLYAWLCKRMTLEELLWYVTIINVASTPLPYWVHTVSQAMIVSAIAGFAFGMANATYFDLLMRSCPKDLEGTGRMLGSSAFFIAQFGADLLGSALYERNGFGLCMILSTLATVLVFPMLLALPRALIATRDGEGFPIS from the coding sequence ATGAGCAGCTCACCAGCGGAACCCGCGCGCGATATCGACGCCAACGAGGGCGACGCCGAGCGGCTCGTTCTATACTTCTCCGCTCTGACCGCGCTGCTCGCATTCGCTGCTCCGACCGGGCTCGCGAGCTTGCCGGTTGCGTTCTTCCTCAAGGACCGGCTCCATCTCGACGCGGAAGGTTTGGCGCTGTTTGGACTCATCACCAACCTCCCGCTCTTGCTGGGATTCGTTTTCGGCTTGATCCGCGATCACCACGTCTTTGGGTTGCGGGATCGCGGCTACCTCGCCGCGGGAGCGCTCTTGGGCGCGCTCTTCTACATGACACTGGTGCGCGGTTCGGTTTCGTACGTCCAACTCACGATAACGATCGTGCTGGCGTCTTCGGCGTTCCAGATGGCCTCGACGTCGCTCCAGGCTTCGATGACGATCGCGGGCAAGCGGCGCCTGATGACGGGCAGGTTGAGCGGCGTCACCTATGCGGCACTGGTCCTGCCGCAAGTCGTTACCGCGCTTGCCGGCGGATGGCTCGCGAGCCATGTCTCGCCGCGCGCCACCTTCGCGATCGTCGCCGTCGTGAGTTGCGCGATCCTCTACGAGGCGTTCAGGCCGACGCTCCAAATCGCGGAAGCCCCAGTAAGAAGCAGCCTGCGCGAAACGTTACAAACGGCCGGTGCGATGCTGCGCGAGCGCTCGCTGCGCATCGTGATCGTCATCCTGTTTTTCACCTCGTTCAGTCCCGGATGGGTGACGCCGCTCTTCTACTTCTTCACGAGCCATCTCAAGATGACGAGCGAGGCCTTCGGCGTTTACGTCGCGGTGCTGTTCGGGATGGAGGCGGTCGGCGCGGTACTCTATGCGTGGCTCTGCAAGCGGATGACGCTCGAAGAGCTGCTCTGGTACGTGACGATCATCAACGTCGCCTCGACCCCCTTGCCCTACTGGGTACACACAGTGTCACAGGCGATGATCGTGTCAGCTATCGCGGGGTTCGCGTTCGGGATGGCCAACGCGACGTACTTCGATCTGCTGATGCGCTCGTGCCCGAAGGATCTCGAGGGCACGGGGCGGATGCTCGGCTCATCCGCCTTCTTCATCGCGCAGTTCGGCGCCGACCTGCTGGGCTCGGCTCTTTACGAGCGCAACGGCTTCGGCCTGTGCATGATCCTCTCAACGCTAGCGACGGTGCTTGTATTCCCGATGCTGCTCGCACTGCCACGCGCGCTCATCGCAACCCGCGACGGCGAAGGCTTCCCGATCTCATGA
- a CDS encoding GNAT family N-acetyltransferase codes for MTIPTLAKVRIRPAAPNDALGISKVWQAIVAERVYSAVDRAFTPEEQTAYLASLDKRESIFVAEDDGRIVGFQTLDLWSKFMASAAHVGQLGTFILRDARGRGVGEELANATFKFARNAGYEKLVIYVRASNTGAQAFYKSLGFRECGHLARQVKIDGHYDDEILLERAL; via the coding sequence ATGACAATTCCAACCTTGGCGAAGGTACGAATCAGGCCCGCGGCGCCAAATGACGCCTTGGGCATCTCCAAAGTCTGGCAGGCGATCGTTGCCGAGCGAGTCTATTCGGCGGTCGATCGCGCCTTCACTCCAGAGGAGCAGACTGCCTACCTCGCCAGCCTTGATAAACGTGAATCGATATTCGTCGCGGAAGATGACGGGCGCATCGTCGGCTTTCAGACGCTCGACCTGTGGTCGAAGTTCATGGCATCCGCAGCGCACGTCGGCCAACTTGGCACATTCATATTGCGCGACGCGCGCGGCCGCGGCGTCGGTGAGGAATTGGCAAACGCGACCTTCAAGTTCGCGCGCAACGCCGGCTACGAAAAGCTCGTCATCTACGTGCGCGCCTCGAATACTGGCGCGCAAGCCTTCTACAAGAGCCTCGGCTTTCGCGAATGCGGCCACCTCGCCCGCCAGGTAAAGATAGACGGCCACTACGACGATGAAATCTTGCTGGAACGCGCGCTTTAA
- a CDS encoding CDGSH iron-sulfur domain-containing protein, translating into MARIIRHEKNGPYEVPEGTELPLYICACGLSKNKPFCDGSHKITRDENPTDVYIYDGKDRVLIKNEY; encoded by the coding sequence ATGGCCCGAATCATAAGGCACGAAAAAAACGGCCCTTACGAAGTTCCCGAAGGAACCGAACTGCCGCTCTACATCTGCGCCTGCGGCCTCTCCAAGAACAAGCCGTTCTGCGACGGCTCCCACAAGATCACGCGCGACGAGAATCCAACCGACGTCTACATCTACGACGGCAAGGATCGCGTCCTCATCAAGAACGAATACTAA
- the uppP gene encoding undecaprenyl-diphosphatase UppP yields the protein MLSNPQAIVLGIVQGLTEFLPVSSSAHLVIIPWLLNWEDPGLAFDVALHLGTLLALLIYYWRDWLDMGLSLASGQQMPRRLLMLLIIASVPGAIIGVLFEKEAETIFRTPALIACTLAIMGIVLWLADIYSTDKRKVRQMTVVDAFLIGLSQALAIVPGVSRSGATITMARLLGLAREDAANFSFLMATPIIAGAGMLELHKALKGGLTSQLGLGFLASAFFGILSIALLIRYVRTHTYRPFAIYRIIAGVIVILVALTIR from the coding sequence ATGCTTTCTAACCCTCAAGCAATCGTCCTCGGCATCGTTCAGGGCCTCACCGAGTTCCTGCCCGTCTCGAGCTCGGCGCATCTCGTAATAATACCTTGGCTTTTGAATTGGGAAGATCCCGGCCTGGCGTTCGACGTGGCGCTTCATCTCGGCACTTTGCTCGCGCTCCTCATCTACTACTGGCGCGATTGGCTCGACATGGGATTGTCGCTCGCGAGCGGACAGCAGATGCCGCGGCGGCTGTTGATGCTGTTGATAATTGCCTCGGTGCCGGGCGCCATCATCGGCGTGCTATTCGAGAAAGAGGCCGAGACGATTTTTCGCACCCCGGCTCTAATCGCCTGCACCCTCGCGATCATGGGCATCGTCCTGTGGCTCGCCGACATCTACAGCACCGACAAACGTAAAGTACGACAGATGACCGTAGTCGATGCGTTCCTGATCGGTCTCAGCCAAGCGCTGGCGATCGTGCCGGGCGTTTCGCGCTCGGGCGCGACGATCACGATGGCCAGGCTTCTCGGTCTCGCACGCGAAGATGCGGCGAATTTCTCGTTCCTGATGGCGACGCCGATCATCGCCGGCGCCGGGATGCTCGAGTTGCACAAGGCGCTCAAAGGCGGCCTCACTTCGCAGCTCGGTCTCGGCTTCCTCGCCTCAGCATTCTTCGGCATTCTCTCGATCGCTCTCCTCATCAGATACGTTCGCACGCATACCTACCGGCCGTTTGCGATCTATCGGATCATCGCGGGCGTGATCGTGATCCTGGTGGCGCTGACGATCCGATGA
- the glyA gene encoding serine hydroxymethyltransferase, with translation MDELKRTDPDIYNLIKDEERYEIDSIRLIPSENYVSKAVLEATGSILTNKYSEGYPGRRYYEGQRYVDQVETIAIERAKALFKMDHANVQPYSGSPANLAVYFGLLKPGDTIMGLSVPHGGHLTHGWNVSITGQFWRPAQYGVDRETHRIDFDEVRAMALRERPKIIVTGGTAYPRLWDFAKFSEIAKEVGAYLLADISHVAGLIVGGVHPDPSPYADVIVTTTHKTLRGPRGAMILCREQHAAAIDKAVFPGLQGGPHNHTTAAIAVALKEAATPEFKRYAEQIVRNAKVLADELLARGFQLVSGGTDNHLILIDLTSKKVIGKKGAQALDKAGIVTNYNTVPYDPRKPFSPSGLRIGTPSVTSRGMGETEMRLIAKWMDDAITNAGNETALTKIAAEVTEVCRKFPAPGLSPS, from the coding sequence GTGGACGAGCTCAAGCGAACTGACCCCGATATTTACAACCTGATCAAGGACGAGGAACGATACGAGATCGACTCGATCCGCCTCATCCCGTCGGAGAACTACGTGTCCAAGGCCGTGCTCGAGGCGACGGGCTCGATCCTCACCAACAAATATTCGGAAGGTTATCCGGGGCGTCGCTACTATGAGGGTCAGCGCTACGTTGACCAGGTCGAGACCATCGCGATCGAGCGCGCCAAGGCGCTGTTCAAGATGGATCACGCCAACGTTCAGCCGTACTCGGGCTCGCCCGCAAACCTCGCGGTTTACTTCGGCCTGCTGAAACCGGGCGATACGATCATGGGTCTCTCGGTTCCGCACGGCGGCCATCTGACGCACGGATGGAACGTCAGCATCACGGGACAATTCTGGCGGCCCGCGCAATACGGCGTCGATCGCGAGACGCATCGCATCGATTTCGACGAAGTTCGCGCGATGGCGCTTCGTGAGCGGCCGAAGATCATTGTCACCGGCGGCACTGCGTATCCGCGGCTATGGGACTTCGCCAAGTTCAGCGAGATCGCAAAAGAAGTCGGTGCCTATCTGCTCGCTGACATCTCACACGTCGCGGGCCTGATCGTCGGCGGCGTGCATCCCGATCCTTCGCCATATGCCGACGTGATCGTGACTACCACGCACAAGACGCTCCGCGGTCCGCGCGGCGCGATGATCCTCTGCCGCGAGCAGCACGCGGCCGCGATCGACAAGGCAGTATTTCCAGGGTTGCAGGGTGGCCCGCACAACCACACGACGGCGGCGATCGCGGTCGCGCTGAAGGAAGCCGCCACTCCCGAGTTCAAACGCTACGCCGAGCAAATCGTGCGCAACGCCAAGGTGCTCGCCGACGAGCTGCTCGCGCGCGGCTTCCAGCTTGTCTCAGGCGGCACGGATAATCACCTCATCCTGATCGATCTCACCAGCAAGAAAGTGATTGGCAAGAAAGGCGCGCAGGCTCTGGATAAGGCCGGCATCGTTACGAACTACAACACCGTCCCATACGATCCGCGCAAGCCCTTCAGCCCGAGCGGTCTGCGCATCGGTACACCGTCAGTCACATCGCGTGGGATGGGCGAGACCGAGATGCGCCTCATCGCGAAGTGGATGGATGACGCGATCACAAACGCGGGCAACGAAACTGCGCTGACAAAAATCGCCGCCGAGGTTACCGAGGTCTGCCGGAAGTTCCCGGCGCCCGGATTGTCACCATCCTGA